The Lebetimonas natsushimae genomic sequence TAATTTTAGAAGATATGGCTTTGACGGAGGATATGTATATGGCTTAATTGATTCTATTTCTAAAAAAGATGCGAGATATCAATCAGATTACGGACCTGGCAGAGGTTTACTAAAAAAAATCCGCTGTGAAGTGGATGCTAAAGGCAGACATGATAATGAGTTGGGCTGCGAAAAAGTTGAATTTAAAACATTTTATTTGAATCTTGTTTCCCTACAGGATCAATTTGCTAATAGATGGAGAGATCCGAATGCATATGCAGAACCTGCAATTTTAGTTAATTTTTTAAGAAACAAAGCCATCAATTATAAAATAAAAACAAGTCCAAAAATTCCAATGTATAAACTATTTAAAACATCTTCCAATAAAACCTCCAATGAAACACCTAAATCAAAACCAAATATTCCAATACATATTTTTCATTAATAAGAGGAGATTTTAATCTCTTCTTTTATTTTAAACGTAATTATTAATAAGATAGATTCTATAATGAAATATATATTTTAAAAAATTAAATTATTGTATATAATTTTATACAAAAGGAGAAAGTTTTTGAGTAGAAATATAGTGACAGACACCTATAGTTATAATAAACAAAAAAGAAAAAAGAGGAATTACATCATTCCTCCCATTCCTCCCATATCAGGCATTGCTGGAGCTGCTTTTTCATCTTTTGGTTCTTCTGTTACCGCTGCTTCAGTTGTTAATAATAATCCACCAACACTAGCAGCATTTTGTAGTGCAATTCTTTCAACTTTAGCCGGGTCGATAATTCCAGCTTCAAACATATTTACATATTCTCCTGTAGCTGCGTTAAATCCAGTTTCATTGTCTGCTTCTTCAACTGTTAGAGCAACTACTCCCGGTTCGAATCCTGCATTTTCAGCAATTTGTTTAATTGGAGCTTTTACAGCTTTTTTAATAATATCAATTCCTATTTGTTCATCAGGGTCCACTGATTCAACTTCTGCATTTTTAGCAGCTTTTAGAATTGCTGCACCACCACCGATTACAATTCCTTCTTCAACAGCCGCTTTTGTTGCACTTAGAGCGTCATCAACTCTGTCTTTTTTCTCTTTCATTTCAGTTTCAGTTGCAGCACCGACTTTAATTACAGCAACACCACCGCTAAGTTTTGCAAGTCTTTCTTGTAATTTTTCTCTGTCATAATCACTAGTTGTTTCTTCAATTTCTTTTTTAATTTGGTTAATTCTAGCTTCAATAGCTGCTTTATCACCTTTTCCGTCTACAATTGTAGTGTTTTCTTTATCCACTACAATTCTTCCTGCTTGTCCAAGGTCTTGGATGCTAGCGCTTTCAAGTGTTCTACCTAGCTCTTCGCTGATTACCTGTCCACCTGTTAATATTGCAATATCTTGTAGCATTGCTTTTCTTCTGTCACCAAATCCAGGAGCTTTTACAGCTACTACGTTTAATACTCCTCTTAATTTGTTTACTACAAGTGTTGCAAGTGCCTCACCTTCTACATCTTCAGCGATGATTAATAACGGTTTATTTCCAGCTTGAACTATTTGTTCAAGTAATGGTAATAAATCTTTCATATTAGAGATTTTTTTATCATATAATAAAATATATGCATCTTCATATTCAGCAACCATTTTGTCAGCATTTGTTACAAAATATGGGCTGAGATATCCCCTATCAAACTGCATACCTTCTACTACTTCAAGTTCATCTTGAAGTGATTTACCTTCTTCAACAGTAATTACACCGTCTTTACCAACTTTATCCATAGCTTCTGCAATAAGCTCACCGATTTTTCTGTCGTTGTTTGCTGAAATTGTTGCAACCTGAGCAATTTGTTCTTTATTTTCCACAGGTTTGCTCATTTTTTTAAGTTGTTCGATAATAGCTTCAACAGCTTTATCCATTCCTCTTTTAACTGCGATTGGATTTGCCCCTGCAGTAATATATTTTAGACCTTCTTTAAAGATTGCATGAGCAAGTACTGTTGCTGTAGTTGTACCGTCACCTGCTTCATCCGCAGTTTTGCTTGCCACTTCTTTTACAAGCTGAGCACCCATGTTTTCAACAGGGTCTTTTAGTTCAATTTCTTTAGCAACACTTAC encodes the following:
- the groL gene encoding chaperonin GroEL (60 kDa chaperone family; promotes refolding of misfolded polypeptides especially under stressful conditions; forms two stacked rings of heptamers to form a barrel-shaped 14mer; ends can be capped by GroES; misfolded proteins enter the barrel where they are refolded when GroES binds), which codes for MAKNIVYSDAARNELLAGVTKLADAVRVTMGPKGRNVLLQRSFGAPHITKDGVSVAKEIELKDPVENMGAQLVKEVASKTADEAGDGTTTATVLAHAIFKEGLKYITAGANPIAVKRGMDKAVEAIIEQLKKMSKPVENKEQIAQVATISANNDRKIGELIAEAMDKVGKDGVITVEEGKSLQDELEVVEGMQFDRGYLSPYFVTNADKMVAEYEDAYILLYDKKISNMKDLLPLLEQIVQAGNKPLLIIAEDVEGEALATLVVNKLRGVLNVVAVKAPGFGDRRKAMLQDIAILTGGQVISEELGRTLESASIQDLGQAGRIVVDKENTTIVDGKGDKAAIEARINQIKKEIEETTSDYDREKLQERLAKLSGGVAVIKVGAATETEMKEKKDRVDDALSATKAAVEEGIVIGGGAAILKAAKNAEVESVDPDEQIGIDIIKKAVKAPIKQIAENAGFEPGVVALTVEEADNETGFNAATGEYVNMFEAGIIDPAKVERIALQNAASVGGLLLTTEAAVTEEPKDEKAAPAMPDMGGMGGMM